Proteins encoded within one genomic window of Candidatus Hepatobacter penaei:
- a CDS encoding L-threonylcarbamoyladenylate synthase: protein MPLLLSPTQASALLKEGGICAIPSETVYGLAGHAYRDDAVQRIFEAKRRPATNPLIVHYADIAAVKKDTQWTDLAERLAAAFWPGALTLVLNRAPHTRLSVLAGGQALSTVAVRMPAHPVFQEILTHCGFPLVAPSANASGFLSSTHPAHVLRSLPHVPVVGGVCRLGIESTVLDVRGPRPVLLRPGGVPCEALSTLLGEAVTRRPGDHSSPGQHASHYAPSKPLRLHATSVLPGEGVLSFGPQAWPEASWVFNLSPRGDSQEAAARLFEGLHELDQSPCRAIAVATLPREGGVYEALWDRLVRAARGDDNAV, encoded by the coding sequence ATGCCTTTATTATTATCGCCAACTCAGGCCAGCGCGTTGCTGAAAGAAGGCGGCATTTGCGCGATTCCGTCGGAAACGGTGTATGGCCTGGCGGGGCATGCTTATCGTGATGATGCGGTGCAACGTATTTTTGAGGCGAAGCGCCGCCCTGCCACCAACCCTTTGATTGTGCATTATGCCGACATCGCGGCTGTCAAAAAGGACACACAGTGGACAGACCTGGCAGAGCGCTTGGCTGCCGCTTTTTGGCCGGGTGCGCTGACGCTTGTGTTGAATCGAGCACCTCACACGCGTCTTTCTGTGCTGGCGGGGGGGCAGGCGCTTTCAACGGTGGCTGTGCGGATGCCGGCGCATCCTGTGTTTCAAGAGATTCTCACACACTGTGGCTTTCCACTCGTGGCGCCCAGCGCCAATGCTTCAGGCTTTTTAAGCTCTACGCATCCTGCTCACGTGCTGCGCTCTTTGCCCCATGTGCCGGTGGTGGGGGGGGTATGCCGCTTAGGCATTGAATCAACGGTGCTAGATGTGCGCGGCCCACGGCCTGTGCTGTTGCGTCCCGGGGGGGTGCCTTGTGAGGCCCTATCAACCCTGTTAGGGGAGGCGGTGACGCGTCGTCCCGGGGATCACAGCTCGCCAGGGCAACATGCGTCCCACTATGCACCGTCAAAGCCACTGCGCCTACACGCCACTTCTGTGCTGCCGGGGGAAGGTGTGCTCAGCTTTGGGCCACAAGCCTGGCCAGAAGCCTCATGGGTGTTTAACCTCAGTCCGCGTGGCGATAGCCAAGAGGCTGCCGCTCGTCTTTTTGAAGGCCTGCATGAGCTGGATCAAAGTCCGTGTCGCGCCATTGCCGTGGCCACGTTACCCCGTGAGGGGGGTGTGTATGAGGCCTTGTGGGATCGTCTCGTGCGTGCGGCAAGGGGTGATGACAACGCAGTGTAA
- the mlaD gene encoding outer membrane lipid asymmetry maintenance protein MlaD — MIMKYKTTLETILGGVVMGAALLFLIFAGKKTDVHRAMSTYDVLAYFQSVEGLSEDAAVRIGGVKVGHVKAISLNAENFMAKVVMSIYTQFSIPDDSNANITSTGLLGGKFVSIHPGNSTHMLKYGGTIERTQGSVSFEKMISHLVFGLDKK, encoded by the coding sequence ATGATCATGAAATATAAAACAACACTAGAAACCATATTGGGGGGCGTTGTCATGGGTGCTGCGCTCCTTTTCCTTATTTTTGCAGGTAAAAAAACAGATGTGCATCGTGCCATGAGCACCTATGACGTGTTGGCCTATTTTCAATCCGTTGAAGGTTTGTCGGAAGATGCGGCCGTGCGCATTGGCGGCGTCAAGGTCGGACACGTCAAAGCCATTTCGCTCAATGCTGAAAATTTTATGGCCAAGGTGGTCATGAGCATCTATACCCAATTCTCTATCCCTGATGACAGTAACGCCAACATCACAAGCACAGGCCTTTTGGGTGGGAAGTTTGTCAGCATTCACCCTGGCAACAGCACCCACATGCTGAAATATGGCGGCACCATCGAACGCACGCAAGGTTCTGTGAGCTTTGAAAAAATGATCAGCCACCTTGTGTTTGGCTTAGACAAAAAATAA
- a CDS encoding NADH-ubiquinone oxidoreductase subunit NDUFA12 family protein, with the protein MITMRLKSWLHGQLVAKDHLGNRYYRKKNYRGHWKNEPRWVLYAGMAHATKVPPLWYGWLHHMTEFPETATKMAYPWQKPHRPNLTGTPYAFHPARTPSIAKKSYPYQAWHPPQTPAIDDHEI; encoded by the coding sequence ATGATCACCATGCGCCTCAAATCATGGCTACACGGCCAACTTGTGGCCAAAGATCACTTAGGCAACCGTTATTATCGAAAAAAAAACTATCGTGGTCATTGGAAAAACGAGCCGCGCTGGGTTCTGTATGCTGGCATGGCTCACGCCACCAAAGTGCCGCCGCTATGGTATGGATGGCTTCATCACATGACAGAGTTTCCCGAAACCGCCACAAAGATGGCCTACCCCTGGCAAAAACCCCACAGACCTAACCTGACGGGCACCCCTTACGCCTTTCATCCTGCACGTACGCCTTCTATTGCCAAAAAGAGCTACCCTTATCAAGCGTGGCATCCGCCTCAAACCCCTGCTATCGATGATCATGAAATATAA
- a CDS encoding NADPH-dependent FMN reductase gives MAALGIMFGSYRSPALGTRAVAFIKRLGEDVGLNPHIISAAELDIPFLRDPYHSLSPKPEALEACRKLIFGCDRFVIVSGEYNHLPQPGLLNMMNFFYQEYTGKPAALVTYSVGEWGGIRAQAPLRTFASALGLIPMSSMLAIKTTTKTLSEAGEPLIDGLQKQGQTFMQTFQDHCDKVVS, from the coding sequence ATGGCCGCGTTAGGCATTATGTTTGGCTCATACCGAAGCCCAGCCTTGGGCACGCGGGCAGTCGCGTTTATCAAACGCTTAGGCGAAGACGTCGGTCTTAACCCCCATATTATCAGCGCCGCTGAGTTAGACATCCCTTTTCTGCGTGACCCATATCACAGCCTTTCCCCGAAACCTGAGGCCCTTGAGGCCTGCAGAAAGCTGATTTTTGGGTGTGACAGATTTGTCATTGTGTCGGGTGAATATAACCACCTCCCCCAACCGGGCTTGCTCAATATGATGAACTTTTTTTATCAAGAATATACAGGGAAACCCGCGGCTCTTGTGACCTATTCTGTGGGCGAATGGGGGGGCATAAGGGCACAAGCACCTTTGCGCACCTTTGCTTCGGCCTTAGGACTTATACCCATGTCATCTATGCTGGCCATCAAAACCACCACAAAAACCTTAAGTGAGGCGGGTGAGCCGTTGATAGACGGGCTACAAAAGCAAGGACAAACGTTTATGCAAACTTTTCAGGACCATTGTGACAAGGTCGTGTCGTGA
- a CDS encoding LpxI family protein, whose translation MKALGIIAGEGAFPLLLARRLQEGGRSFVVLSYGHDHQEATWSAPHLSLSLGQVGKALAFLRQHHVAQVVMAGAFQRPSLSSLRVDWQGSRWLGALMKQPKGDDHWLRFLATQLAKEGMEVVSPQSILPHTLPGAGAFSDHVPTREDQGHIHKGLDVLDALSPFDVGQALVTELGWVVGIEAAEGTDGLIQRTQPLMREHKKAFLIKSAKKTQDVRLDPPVVGMQTLRFLLDCGFAGLAFRAKQIIFLEPAPMKALADREGLIMWGV comes from the coding sequence ATGAAGGCCTTAGGCATCATTGCAGGGGAAGGGGCGTTTCCCCTCCTGCTCGCGCGCCGGCTGCAAGAAGGAGGACGGTCTTTTGTGGTGCTCAGCTATGGGCACGATCATCAGGAGGCCACCTGGTCAGCGCCGCACCTTTCTCTATCGCTGGGGCAGGTGGGCAAGGCCCTGGCTTTTCTGCGTCAGCATCACGTGGCGCAGGTGGTGATGGCCGGGGCGTTTCAGCGTCCTTCACTAAGTTCACTGCGTGTGGATTGGCAAGGAAGCCGCTGGTTGGGTGCCCTCATGAAGCAACCAAAAGGGGACGATCATTGGCTCCGTTTTCTCGCCACACAATTGGCCAAAGAAGGTATGGAGGTGGTGAGCCCACAGTCGATTCTGCCTCACACGCTGCCTGGCGCAGGCGCTTTTTCTGACCATGTGCCCACCCGTGAAGACCAGGGGCATATCCACAAGGGTCTTGATGTGTTAGATGCGTTGTCTCCTTTTGATGTGGGGCAAGCCCTTGTCACAGAATTGGGGTGGGTTGTGGGCATTGAAGCTGCCGAAGGTACCGATGGCCTCATTCAACGCACACAGCCCTTGATGCGTGAGCATAAAAAGGCTTTTTTGATTAAAAGCGCCAAAAAAACACAGGATGTGCGGCTGGATCCTCCGGTGGTGGGTATGCAGACCCTGAGATTTTTGCTAGATTGTGGCTTCGCAGGCCTTGCTTTTCGCGCGAAACAGATTATTTTCTTAGAACCGGCCCCCATGAAAGCATTAGCAGACCGTGAAGGGCTGATCATGTGGGGGGTGTGA
- the lpxB gene encoding lipid-A-disaccharide synthase, which translates to MVTNKEGVKDNIKKGVPQQRGQTRPLSVCIVVGEPSGDVLGKAVIEALQKSGTAYTFWGIGGPSMMKAGTFTSEVPLATLSLGGLSFVKKGLTLVRALIKMRRQLRRRPTDILITIDAPDFTLRLAKSAPSSLVKVHCVAPSVWAWRPGRARKVAAFLDHLCTLFAFEGPYFEKHGLATTFVGHPTADWGYDASRDVPLEALCPGLSPKRPILLLMPGSRMQELKAMASLFLTIGQKAQTCSPPPQIVVLTLPHLKQEVQKYVDISLGKGYVVAFEDVKQRLSLMRAATLALVASGTSTLELAMAECPMVVAYQVTPLLAWGLRRVLTTPVVSLPNILLGTTVVPECLQEACCEAGVWPHVNYLLQHTQARAKQKEQLLSLAEKVRASHAFGQGVALAVAKAYAKKKASQI; encoded by the coding sequence GTGGTGACAAATAAAGAGGGCGTCAAAGATAATATCAAGAAAGGCGTGCCCCAACAGCGTGGTCAGACGCGGCCTTTGTCGGTGTGCATTGTGGTGGGTGAGCCCTCGGGGGATGTGCTGGGCAAAGCTGTGATTGAGGCATTGCAGAAAAGCGGTACAGCCTATACCTTCTGGGGCATCGGCGGACCTTCCATGATGAAGGCCGGCACATTTACCTCTGAGGTGCCTTTGGCTACCCTGAGCCTGGGCGGTCTCTCTTTTGTGAAAAAGGGGCTGACCCTTGTGCGGGCGTTGATCAAGATGAGGCGCCAGTTGCGGCGGCGGCCAACAGACATCCTGATCACCATAGATGCGCCTGATTTTACGCTCCGTCTGGCAAAAAGTGCGCCATCCTCCTTGGTGAAAGTGCATTGTGTGGCGCCTTCTGTGTGGGCATGGCGCCCAGGACGCGCGCGTAAAGTGGCAGCTTTTCTTGATCATCTCTGCACGTTGTTTGCGTTTGAGGGGCCCTACTTTGAAAAGCATGGCTTGGCCACCACCTTTGTGGGTCATCCCACAGCAGACTGGGGGTATGATGCCTCACGGGATGTTCCCTTAGAAGCACTGTGTCCTGGCCTTTCGCCTAAGCGTCCCATTTTGCTGTTGATGCCGGGGAGCCGCATGCAAGAATTGAAGGCGATGGCCTCTCTGTTCCTAACCATCGGGCAAAAGGCTCAGACCTGTAGCCCACCGCCGCAAATTGTGGTGTTGACACTGCCGCATCTGAAACAAGAGGTGCAGAAATATGTAGATATATCCTTGGGCAAAGGTTATGTGGTGGCTTTTGAGGATGTGAAACAACGCTTGTCGCTTATGCGCGCTGCCACGCTGGCACTTGTGGCCTCAGGCACATCCACGCTTGAGCTGGCCATGGCGGAGTGTCCCATGGTTGTGGCCTATCAAGTGACGCCACTGTTGGCGTGGGGGCTGCGCCGAGTGCTCACAACGCCGGTTGTCAGTCTACCCAACATTTTGCTGGGCACCACGGTGGTGCCTGAATGTTTGCAAGAGGCGTGCTGTGAAGCAGGGGTTTGGCCTCATGTAAACTATTTGTTGCAACACACCCAAGCGCGCGCAAAACAGAAAGAACAGCTGTTGAGCCTGGCAGAAAAAGTGCGCGCATCGCACGCCTTTGGTCAGGGGGTGGCCTTGGCCGTTGCAAAGGCCTATGCCAAGAAAAAAGCTTCGCAAATTTAA
- a CDS encoding succinate dehydrogenase assembly factor 2: MSAAMKKRLHFKGTHRGMREADVLVGRFVHACLARAPEEVWPVLDAFLDGDDGELIKILTGGAPWPSFCAHLAVYSDG, from the coding sequence ATGTCAGCAGCCATGAAAAAACGTTTGCATTTCAAGGGAACCCACAGGGGCATGCGGGAAGCGGATGTGCTGGTGGGACGTTTTGTTCATGCATGCCTGGCGCGTGCCCCCGAAGAGGTGTGGCCTGTGTTAGACGCATTTCTTGATGGGGATGATGGGGAGTTGATCAAAATCTTGACAGGGGGCGCGCCATGGCCTTCTTTTTGTGCACACCTTGCTGTGTATAGCGATGGCTAA
- a CDS encoding Bax inhibitor-1/YccA family protein: MDRSLNKSVGRGGVLVDAGLRVYMQKVFSTMGLGLALTGLVAYVVASTPALYGVILGTPLVWVLLIATLAVPVTLGASIGRLRASTAQMLFWGYAALMGATTSSVFLIYAMESVARVFLITSCMFGGMSLYGYTTKRDLTNWGSFLFMGVLGLVLASVVNLFVGSTPLQMALSVVAVLVFTGLTAYDVQMIARLYQPSAGEDVRKKSVVLGALSLYLDFINMFFALLRLFGDRR; the protein is encoded by the coding sequence ATGGATCGTTCATTGAATAAGTCGGTGGGGCGTGGCGGCGTTTTGGTTGACGCAGGCTTGCGCGTCTATATGCAAAAGGTGTTTTCTACCATGGGGTTGGGGTTGGCTTTGACAGGCCTGGTGGCTTATGTTGTGGCCAGTACGCCCGCTCTTTATGGCGTGATTTTGGGGACGCCTCTTGTGTGGGTGTTGTTGATTGCTACGTTGGCAGTGCCTGTGACCTTGGGGGCCAGCATTGGCCGCTTGCGTGCGTCCACAGCACAGATGCTGTTTTGGGGATATGCGGCCCTTATGGGGGCCACCACATCGTCTGTTTTTCTCATCTACGCCATGGAAAGCGTGGCACGTGTGTTTCTGATTACATCTTGCATGTTTGGCGGCATGAGCCTTTATGGGTATACCACCAAGCGTGACCTCACGAATTGGGGGTCCTTTTTGTTTATGGGGGTGTTGGGCCTTGTGTTGGCTTCGGTTGTGAATCTGTTTGTGGGCAGCACACCTTTGCAGATGGCGTTGTCTGTGGTTGCGGTGTTGGTGTTTACCGGGCTTACGGCCTATGATGTGCAAATGATTGCCAGGCTTTACCAACCCAGTGCTGGGGAGGATGTGCGAAAAAAGTCTGTTGTTTTGGGGGCGTTGTCTTTATATCTCGACTTCATCAACATGTTTTTTGCCTTGCTGCGCTTGTTTGGGGATCGCCGCTGA
- a CDS encoding uracil-DNA glycosylase, protein MSRVSSLASRLWLYHEWGVDEGFFPVGAPMPSLRSIASFVRTSHVRDSQNRDHQTSSAEASSPLSSLSTLPSVMETSVRLSSASPALSSPPSFSVTGEASVRDIASLEDLRAFVDTFAGCDLKATAQTTVFSDGDPQSRVMLVGEAPGAEEDRQGKPFVGRSGQLLDQMLAAIGLDRRHVYIANIVPWRPPGNRVPTPAEIAACLPLIEKHIALVSPAVLVLLGNTAVRALLRSKEGITRMRGKRHVYQNPYVSGPIKTIVTFHPAYLLRSPLQKRGAWHDFLNLKHSIASYTGDRHDRDQKRETKNYQT, encoded by the coding sequence GTGTCTAGGGTGTCTTCACTGGCCAGTCGTTTGTGGCTGTATCATGAGTGGGGGGTTGATGAGGGTTTTTTCCCGGTGGGTGCGCCTATGCCTTCCTTACGATCCATAGCCTCCTTTGTGCGCACGTCACACGTGCGTGACTCACAAAACCGTGACCACCAAACCTCTTCGGCAGAGGCCTCTTCACCCTTGTCTTCTTTGTCGACGCTCCCTTCTGTAATGGAAACTTCTGTGCGGTTGTCGTCCGCGTCGCCGGCTTTGTCTTCTCCTCCTTCCTTTTCGGTAACGGGGGAAGCGTCTGTGCGCGATATTGCCTCTCTTGAGGATCTGCGGGCTTTTGTCGACACCTTTGCTGGCTGTGACTTAAAAGCAACGGCGCAAACAACCGTGTTTTCAGATGGTGACCCGCAAAGCCGTGTGATGCTGGTGGGTGAAGCCCCGGGCGCAGAAGAGGATCGCCAGGGCAAACCGTTTGTGGGGCGATCAGGTCAGCTTTTAGATCAGATGCTAGCCGCTATTGGGCTGGATCGTCGCCATGTCTATATCGCCAATATTGTGCCGTGGCGTCCGCCTGGCAACCGTGTGCCTACGCCAGCAGAAATTGCAGCCTGTTTGCCGCTTATTGAAAAACATATTGCGCTAGTGAGTCCAGCGGTATTAGTATTATTGGGAAACACGGCCGTGCGCGCGTTGCTGCGATCTAAAGAAGGTATCACGCGCATGCGGGGCAAGCGTCATGTGTATCAAAACCCTTACGTATCCGGGCCCATAAAAACCATTGTCACCTTTCATCCTGCGTACCTTTTGAGATCACCTTTACAAAAACGAGGTGCGTGGCATGATTTTCTCAACCTTAAACATAGTATCGCATCATATACAGGGGATAGGCATGATCGAGATCAAAAACGTGAAACGAAAAATTACCAAACTTGA
- a CDS encoding AtpZ/AtpI family protein: MKRKITKLEENGNPARRRDTHWGAWFSLGWRVALEWLVAVLVGYGVGTFLDEWLHSEPWGLIVFLLFGNIAGLLNIYRTYRNDVKTF; the protein is encoded by the coding sequence GTGAAACGAAAAATTACCAAACTTGAAGAAAACGGAAACCCCGCCAGGCGACGTGACACACATTGGGGTGCCTGGTTTTCTTTAGGCTGGCGGGTGGCCCTTGAGTGGCTGGTGGCTGTTCTTGTGGGTTATGGCGTAGGCACATTTTTGGATGAGTGGTTGCATTCAGAGCCGTGGGGGCTGATTGTGTTCTTGTTGTTTGGCAATATTGCCGGCCTGTTGAACATTTATCGCACCTACCGCAACGACGTTAAAACCTTTTAG
- a CDS encoding fibronectin type III domain-containing protein, with the protein MSDWILPIKAGEKKSVKIGFNFSDGLGNELDPPQSFIINDQEDYPEEDTIPPSVPQNLEVQSIKPYSFIFKWSPSTDNVGVAGYNVHYRLASQEDSVLHISTALTSIKIEGLEPEETYHCRVLAFDKAGNQSELSEWLSVITSQEGVTPEVTGREALPYVDALSYPTPNASAMVGLSGVTGLFTGFVVARDKKACWGGYSFVYDSNTGMEESADATKSNYLRQFFAEHPDSIISIGGAAGLPMASIKGITPDELCNLYEGILDNYDTKALDFDYEGGFLANTGALMLHIQAIRKLLANRPTTRIIYTLPVDGSPGLQGFNYYGESFLTLLAEEAIFPNAVQCMLMEFGAGSSNNLFEASVVALEGAHAHMKKAFGHKWNDQEIWQHLGACPMFGKNNNGKVFTLENQKDLNAFCRQKGMLLMSGWSIDRDAKSMVGIDGHQPYDFSKEVAQFSLT; encoded by the coding sequence GTGTCGGATTGGATCTTACCCATCAAAGCAGGTGAAAAGAAAAGCGTTAAAATTGGTTTCAATTTTTCAGATGGTCTCGGCAATGAGTTAGATCCGCCCCAATCTTTCATCATTAATGATCAAGAAGACTATCCAGAAGAAGATACAATACCACCATCTGTACCTCAGAATTTAGAAGTACAAAGCATCAAACCCTACAGTTTTATATTTAAGTGGAGCCCCTCAACTGACAATGTCGGCGTTGCAGGGTATAACGTTCATTATCGCCTTGCCTCTCAAGAAGACTCAGTGCTTCATATATCGACGGCCCTGACATCTATTAAGATTGAAGGGTTAGAGCCTGAAGAAACGTATCACTGTCGTGTGTTAGCTTTTGATAAGGCTGGCAATCAATCGGAGCTTTCTGAATGGCTTTCCGTGATTACAAGTCAAGAAGGTGTAACACCGGAAGTGACAGGCAGAGAGGCTTTACCCTACGTGGATGCTTTGAGTTATCCCACACCTAATGCATCGGCTATGGTCGGTCTTTCTGGTGTCACGGGTTTATTTACAGGATTTGTGGTGGCACGTGACAAGAAAGCCTGCTGGGGAGGCTATTCCTTTGTTTACGATTCTAACACAGGGATGGAGGAATCAGCTGATGCCACAAAATCAAACTACCTCCGCCAATTTTTTGCTGAGCACCCTGATAGTATTATCTCTATTGGTGGTGCTGCTGGTTTGCCGATGGCTTCTATTAAGGGTATTACACCAGATGAGCTGTGCAACCTTTATGAGGGGATTTTGGACAATTATGACACCAAAGCGCTTGATTTTGATTATGAAGGAGGCTTTCTGGCTAACACAGGTGCACTTATGCTTCATATACAGGCAATACGTAAACTATTAGCGAATCGGCCTACAACACGTATCATCTATACACTGCCTGTGGATGGATCTCCAGGGTTACAAGGGTTTAATTATTATGGTGAAAGTTTTTTGACTCTTTTGGCTGAAGAAGCTATTTTCCCTAACGCTGTGCAATGCATGTTGATGGAGTTTGGAGCAGGGTCAAGTAATAATTTATTTGAAGCCTCTGTTGTGGCTTTGGAAGGTGCTCATGCTCATATGAAGAAAGCTTTTGGCCATAAATGGAATGACCAAGAAATTTGGCAGCACTTGGGTGCATGTCCGATGTTTGGCAAAAACAACAACGGGAAAGTCTTTACGTTGGAAAACCAAAAAGATCTCAACGCGTTTTGTCGGCAGAAGGGTATGCTTTTGATGTCAGGGTGGAGTATTGACCGTGATGCTAAGAGTATGGTGGGCATTGATGGCCACCAGCCCTATGATTTTTCCAAAGAGGTGGCTCAATTTTCTTTGACCTGA
- a CDS encoding fibronectin type III domain-containing protein — protein sequence MLVSENVKPHSFLLKWDPSTNNVGVVGYNVTYYPYDDMPSSATMGTVSTSTKISGLLSDKTYGCTVLAFDAAGNKSAASETLLVTTTSGTTPGDRMAAPYVDVVGCKKPSTMKMVDKAGLTTLIAGFIEGREDKACWAGHSMIYNPNTDINEDGDAAQSDYLRQFLSNYPDSAISVGGPYGLPPAANASIDVSKLTDIYKGILDNYGVKTLDFYYAGGFLADTEALGRHVEAVVKLVEGRPDTLLIYTLPVDASTNVQGFTRHGEKFLKLLSGNGVVPAVVQCLLKDFGEGSGDNLYDASVVALEAAHGQIKEIFSDEWSDDDIWTHMGACPMFGKNNNDKVFTLANQTSLNTFCQGKGMSLMSGWSIDRDANDEVGIDDYQPYDFSKEVAKFAVEAP from the coding sequence ATGCTGGTATCGGAAAACGTAAAGCCCCATAGTTTTTTGTTGAAGTGGGATCCATCCACCAATAATGTGGGCGTTGTGGGCTATAACGTGACTTATTATCCTTATGATGATATGCCGTCTTCGGCCACCATGGGCACGGTGTCCACCTCCACAAAGATTTCTGGTTTGTTGTCTGACAAAACCTATGGGTGCACAGTGTTGGCGTTTGATGCGGCTGGCAATAAATCCGCTGCCTCTGAAACGCTTCTTGTGACCACAACATCGGGCACGACACCTGGTGATCGCATGGCTGCCCCCTATGTGGACGTTGTGGGGTGTAAAAAGCCCAGCACCATGAAGATGGTGGATAAAGCCGGGTTAACAACCCTGATTGCTGGGTTTATCGAGGGGCGTGAAGACAAAGCTTGTTGGGCGGGTCATAGTATGATCTATAACCCCAACACAGATATCAACGAAGATGGGGACGCTGCGCAATCAGATTACTTACGCCAGTTTTTGAGCAACTATCCTGACAGCGCCATTTCGGTTGGTGGTCCCTATGGGTTGCCGCCGGCCGCCAATGCGTCTATCGATGTCAGCAAACTGACCGATATCTACAAAGGTATTCTTGATAACTATGGCGTTAAGACGCTGGACTTTTACTATGCCGGTGGATTTTTAGCCGACACCGAAGCCTTGGGTCGTCATGTGGAAGCTGTGGTCAAGCTTGTAGAAGGTCGTCCCGATACGCTTCTTATCTATACCTTGCCTGTAGATGCCTCCACGAACGTTCAGGGTTTCACGCGCCATGGTGAAAAGTTCTTGAAGCTTTTGTCAGGTAATGGGGTGGTGCCCGCCGTGGTGCAGTGCCTGCTGAAAGATTTTGGTGAGGGCTCTGGTGACAATCTCTATGATGCCTCGGTGGTGGCTTTGGAAGCTGCCCATGGGCAGATCAAGGAAATCTTTAGCGATGAGTGGTCGGATGATGATATTTGGACCCATATGGGGGCCTGTCCCATGTTTGGTAAAAACAATAACGACAAAGTGTTTACCCTGGCCAATCAAACCAGCCTCAATACATTTTGCCAAGGAAAAGGTATGTCATTGATGTCAGGATGGAGCATTGACCGTGACGCCAATGATGAGGTTGGCATCGATGACTACCAGCCCTATGACTTTTCAAAAGAAGTGGCTAAATTTGCGGTGGAGGCGCCTTGA